Part of the Bacteroidota bacterium genome is shown below.
AAAAATTCGCCAATCCATACAATGCAGCGAAGTACGGCTATATCGACGATGTGATTGAACCACGCAATACGCGTTTCAGAATCATCAGAGCGTTGCAGTCGCTGGCGACAAAAAAAGACAGCAATCCGGCGAAAAAACACTCCAATTTACCATTATAATCAGAGAACATCATGAAAGTATTCGGTAAAGAAAAAAAAGTAAAAGCGGCATCCGCTCCGCCTGTTGAAAAGCCAAAGACAGATAAGGACGCAGAAATTTCTGCAGCCATAGGTCTGGCGCTTAACCTGTATTTCAAAGAAATGCATGATTACGAACAGGCCATCCTCACCATCCAAAAAGTGATCAGACCGTATTCTCCATGGAGCTCCAAAATATACGGCTTACGGCAGATTCCATTTAAATACCCAAGAAATTTAACGCGCTAAACGATGAAAAAATTCAAATTCAAAATAAACGAAAACCCTTACGAGGTAGAAATTATTAGTGTTGACGATACCACTGCCGAAGTACACGTGAACGGAAATTCTTACAAGGTAGATGTGGAAGGTTCTTCCATGCAATCGAAAACGCCCAAACTGGTACGTTCCATGGCCGTTCCGTCAACCGATTCATCGCCCACCATCATGAAGACTTCGCCACCGGTTGGCGGAGGCACTATTAAATCGCCGCTTCCGGGAGCCATCCTTGCTATTCATGTAAAAATCGGGGATAAAATTACGGTAGGCCAAAAACTGCTTACGCTGGAAGCCATGAAAATGGAGAACAACATCAATTCAGACAAAGAAGGCAAAGTATCGGCAATTAAGGTCAAAAAAGGCGATACCGTAATGGAAGGCGATGCACTTATTGTGATTGAATAAGCGGTTGTAC
Proteins encoded:
- a CDS encoding biotin/lipoyl-containing protein codes for the protein MKKFKFKINENPYEVEIISVDDTTAEVHVNGNSYKVDVEGSSMQSKTPKLVRSMAVPSTDSSPTIMKTSPPVGGGTIKSPLPGAILAIHVKIGDKITVGQKLLTLEAMKMENNINSDKEGKVSAIKVKKGDTVMEGDALIVIE